In Polynucleobacter sp. es-EL-1, the following are encoded in one genomic region:
- a CDS encoding penicillin-binding protein 2, with protein MRPVGFSTTPNLVLRLPMWRSRLMLFMLFFVFMLLLIRAFWIQGPGNAFYEAKGVRGTQRELELPAYRGKILDRNGQVIATSLEAKSVIAYNDTVPDDLAPEKLKQLASLLQISDAELRRKLKEERKQVFLKRQVDPAIAQQIKQLEIPGIGLNNEYRRFYPEGEAMAHVVGFTNVEDRGQEGMELSREKDLAGHPGQRRVVVDRLGRVVEEIAILQLPQNGKDLQLSIDSKIQFLAYNAVKSAVEQHRASAGGAVVLDTQTGEILALANYPSYNPNDRKKLTGEQLRNRVLTDTFEPGSTMKPLTVAIALEKGVIAPNTNMAIGAKYLIGPKPITDTHPYGNLTVSQIIQKSSNIGTAKIAMNNLSAEEMWNFFTSVGFGQAPKIGFPGAVAGTVHPHKKWMPTDQARIAFGYGISSSLFQVARAYTIFARDGELVPLTIERSPEFKHGTQIISAKTAIDMRSMMETVTEPGGTAIKAQAEGYRVGGKTGTAHKLVGKSYANKYRAYFAGLAPISAPRIVVAVMIDEPTGGSHYGGDVAAPVFSTIVSETLRTLNVLPDNNLKQMVLQDQNSVDIQSASAKVQQAVLKR; from the coding sequence ATGAGACCAGTAGGTTTTTCTACTACTCCAAATTTGGTATTGCGTCTGCCGATGTGGCGGTCACGTTTAATGCTGTTTATGTTGTTCTTTGTATTCATGTTGCTATTGATTCGTGCCTTTTGGATCCAAGGCCCAGGAAATGCATTCTATGAAGCTAAAGGGGTGCGTGGAACTCAGCGTGAGCTGGAATTACCTGCATACCGCGGAAAAATTCTTGATCGCAATGGCCAAGTCATTGCTACAAGTCTTGAGGCCAAGTCGGTGATTGCTTATAACGACACTGTTCCGGATGATTTAGCGCCTGAGAAACTTAAACAGTTAGCGAGTCTATTGCAGATTAGTGATGCAGAGTTACGTAGAAAACTTAAAGAGGAGCGTAAGCAGGTATTCCTAAAGCGTCAAGTTGATCCCGCAATTGCTCAGCAAATAAAGCAATTAGAAATTCCTGGCATTGGGCTTAATAATGAATACCGCCGCTTCTACCCAGAGGGTGAAGCAATGGCGCATGTCGTTGGCTTTACCAATGTTGAGGATCGTGGCCAAGAGGGAATGGAGCTTTCACGAGAGAAGGACTTAGCTGGACATCCAGGACAACGCCGAGTGGTAGTGGATCGTTTGGGTCGGGTTGTAGAGGAAATCGCCATTTTGCAATTGCCTCAAAATGGAAAAGATCTACAGCTATCCATTGATAGCAAGATTCAATTCTTGGCATACAACGCTGTTAAGAGTGCAGTAGAGCAACATCGTGCAAGTGCTGGTGGTGCGGTGGTTTTGGATACGCAGACTGGAGAAATATTAGCCTTAGCCAATTACCCAAGCTACAACCCTAATGATCGCAAGAAGTTAACAGGCGAGCAACTACGCAATCGTGTGCTAACCGATACATTTGAGCCTGGCTCTACGATGAAGCCGTTGACAGTTGCAATTGCCTTAGAGAAGGGTGTAATTGCGCCGAATACCAATATGGCAATCGGCGCAAAATATCTCATTGGACCCAAGCCAATTACCGATACACATCCATATGGAAACCTGACGGTCTCGCAGATTATTCAAAAGTCGAGCAATATTGGCACGGCCAAAATTGCCATGAATAATCTCTCCGCTGAGGAGATGTGGAATTTCTTTACCTCTGTTGGTTTTGGTCAGGCACCAAAAATTGGATTTCCTGGAGCAGTAGCAGGCACAGTTCATCCACATAAGAAATGGATGCCAACCGATCAAGCGCGTATTGCATTTGGTTATGGTATTTCGTCATCACTATTTCAGGTGGCACGTGCTTACACTATTTTTGCGCGTGATGGCGAATTAGTGCCGCTCACGATTGAGCGCAGCCCCGAATTTAAGCACGGCACCCAGATCATCTCGGCAAAAACGGCGATTGATATGCGCAGCATGATGGAGACTGTCACAGAGCCGGGTGGTACCGCGATCAAAGCGCAGGCAGAAGGATATCGAGTTGGTGGGAAAACCGGTACAGCACATAAATTAGTTGGTAAAAGTTATGCCAACAAATATCGTGCTTATTTTGCTGGTTTAGCCCCTATTAGCGCACCACGTATTGTCGTTGCAGTGATGATTGATGAGCCCACTGGTGGCAGTCACTATGGTGGTGATGTAGCAGCCCCAGTGTTCTCGACGATCGTGAGCGAAACCTTGCGCACCTTGAATGTTTTGCCTGACAACAATCTGAAGCAAATGGTATTGCAGGATCAAAACTCAGTAGATATTCAGAGTGCGTCCGCAAAAGTTCAGCAAGCGGTACTCAAGAGATGA
- the murD gene encoding UDP-N-acetylmuramoyl-L-alanine--D-glutamate ligase yields the protein MHNLDLAFANPSLLAEDGYTQPQKFLILGLGESGYAMAKWCIRNGAQVSLADTRERQQLSERQKAWLADLEFAGLQEVYFGSLEETHLNHIDVIGISPGLSPILEPIQSFLLKAKELEIDIWGELEFFARAVAALDRMAQVNSMQYKPAVLAITGTNGKTTTTALTGQLCERAGKRVAVAGNISPAALDKLMSSLDEADQVEDMPEVWVLELSSFQLVYTSTFNATAATVLNISQDHLDWHGDMRAYIDAKANIFGSNTVCILNRDDPQVMGLFSEEQRASKSIITFGANRPDEQGAFGIEHDLRAGGIDWLVWAEVDEDQEPQPKRRRKSVAVEDEPLRLKRLIPADALRIRGRHNALNALAALALARAAGLPMNMLLHGLRDYHGEPHRVQSIAVVSNVEYVDDSKGTNVGATVAALNGLSANESGKRIWLIAGGEGKGQDFGPLREPALRFVKGVFLIGKDAPVIAQALGDAVSSTMSETLHNAVSEAAKRAQAGDIVLLSPACASFDQFKDYVERAHAFVAEVQELEMQFEGVQI from the coding sequence ATGCATAACTTAGATCTCGCCTTTGCTAATCCATCACTCCTCGCAGAGGATGGCTACACTCAGCCACAAAAGTTTTTAATCTTAGGTTTAGGTGAGTCTGGCTACGCCATGGCAAAGTGGTGCATACGAAATGGTGCACAAGTTAGTTTGGCTGATACTCGGGAACGTCAGCAATTAAGTGAACGCCAGAAAGCCTGGCTAGCTGATCTTGAATTTGCAGGTCTTCAGGAAGTGTATTTTGGCTCACTTGAAGAGACGCACTTAAATCATATTGATGTGATTGGAATCAGCCCTGGCTTATCTCCTATTTTGGAGCCAATTCAGTCATTCCTTCTCAAAGCCAAAGAGCTAGAGATTGATATTTGGGGTGAGTTGGAATTTTTTGCTCGAGCAGTGGCAGCTTTAGATCGCATGGCCCAAGTCAATAGCATGCAATACAAGCCAGCGGTGTTGGCTATTACGGGTACTAATGGCAAAACAACGACTACCGCTTTAACTGGTCAACTATGTGAAAGGGCTGGTAAGCGTGTTGCAGTTGCGGGCAATATTAGCCCAGCGGCATTAGACAAATTGATGTCCTCTCTTGATGAGGCAGATCAAGTGGAAGATATGCCCGAAGTTTGGGTGTTAGAACTTTCAAGCTTTCAGTTGGTCTATACGAGCACATTCAATGCAACTGCAGCGACAGTGCTAAACATTTCGCAAGATCACTTGGATTGGCATGGTGATATGCGGGCATATATAGATGCTAAGGCCAATATCTTTGGTTCAAATACTGTCTGTATTTTGAATCGTGATGATCCGCAGGTGATGGGTTTATTTTCGGAGGAGCAGCGAGCAAGCAAGTCGATTATTACCTTCGGGGCTAATCGTCCGGATGAGCAAGGTGCTTTCGGAATTGAGCATGATTTGCGTGCGGGTGGAATTGACTGGCTGGTATGGGCCGAGGTGGATGAGGATCAAGAGCCTCAACCGAAGCGCCGTCGTAAATCAGTTGCCGTTGAAGATGAGCCGCTCAGGTTAAAGCGTTTAATTCCAGCTGATGCTCTACGTATTCGTGGTCGCCACAATGCCTTAAATGCATTGGCCGCCCTTGCTTTGGCTAGAGCAGCAGGTTTGCCAATGAATATGTTGTTACATGGATTGCGTGATTACCATGGTGAACCCCATCGCGTGCAGAGCATTGCCGTCGTATCAAATGTTGAGTATGTAGATGACAGTAAGGGCACTAATGTTGGGGCAACCGTTGCCGCATTAAATGGTTTAAGTGCTAATGAATCGGGTAAGCGTATTTGGTTAATTGCAGGCGGGGAAGGCAAAGGTCAAGATTTTGGTCCGTTGCGTGAGCCCGCATTGAGATTTGTAAAGGGCGTCTTCTTGATTGGTAAAGATGCTCCAGTGATTGCTCAGGCTTTAGGCGATGCAGTTTCTTCAACAATGAGCGAGACTTTGCATAATGCCGTTTCTGAGGCAGCCAAAAGAGCCCAGGCTGGAGATATTGTGTTGTTATCACCTGCCTGTGCAAGCTTTGATCAGTTTAAGGATTACGTCGAGCGCGCTCATGCTTTTGTTGCTGAAGTTCAAGAATTGGAAATGCAATTCGAGGGAGTTCAAATATGA
- the murF gene encoding UDP-N-acetylmuramoyl-tripeptide--D-alanyl-D-alanine ligase has product MTTLAHIHDMLPGSNLLNISEEAAKSLQISSIGSDSRQVQAGELFVALSGERFDAHQFLSGIVQAGASSALISDSHQCPENLPAVCVGDTKKSLGQLAQAWRKQFAIPVAVVTGSNGKTTVKEMIASIFKAAVGENATLVTKGNLNNDIGLPLTLLRMRSSDRLAVIELGMNHPGETAELATVVQANIALINNAQREHQEFMTSVEAVANEHAAVLSALPMNGVAVFPADSDFCHVWRAAADGRRIIDFVLASSGNQTSAAVTGQLLPNGKLHIKTEKGNIEVQLNTLGQHNLRNALAASAVALAAGLELQNIQLGLESFMPVHGRMQAKMLTSNRTLIDDSYNANPDSVRAAIDALKQSSHEAWLVLGDMGEVGEQGPAFHQEVGAYAAKQGITKLFTLGEQCQFAVQGFNDALNTQAIAQSALHFKDIDQLLENLNHALGSLDADDSAYLNILVKGSRFMRMERVVQALLEEAKTCS; this is encoded by the coding sequence ATGACAACGCTCGCCCATATTCATGACATGTTGCCTGGTAGTAATTTACTCAATATCTCAGAGGAGGCTGCAAAGTCTCTACAGATTTCTAGCATTGGAAGTGATAGTCGCCAGGTTCAAGCGGGTGAACTATTTGTTGCTTTATCTGGTGAACGCTTTGATGCCCACCAATTTCTCTCTGGCATCGTTCAAGCGGGAGCGAGCTCTGCCCTAATTAGCGATTCACATCAGTGCCCAGAAAATCTGCCAGCTGTTTGTGTAGGTGATACTAAAAAAAGTTTAGGTCAGTTAGCCCAGGCATGGCGAAAGCAGTTTGCTATTCCAGTGGCTGTTGTCACTGGTTCTAATGGCAAAACTACCGTCAAGGAAATGATTGCCTCTATTTTTAAAGCGGCGGTTGGCGAGAATGCAACTTTAGTAACTAAGGGCAATCTCAACAACGACATTGGTTTGCCGTTGACTCTACTGCGCATGCGTTCAAGCGACCGCTTAGCTGTGATTGAGCTCGGCATGAATCATCCTGGTGAAACTGCTGAGCTTGCTACTGTTGTCCAAGCCAATATTGCATTAATTAATAATGCCCAGCGCGAGCATCAAGAGTTTATGACCAGCGTGGAAGCAGTTGCCAATGAGCATGCGGCAGTATTGTCTGCCTTGCCAATGAATGGTGTAGCAGTATTTCCTGCAGATTCAGATTTTTGTCATGTTTGGCGTGCGGCTGCCGATGGCCGAAGGATTATTGATTTCGTCTTAGCTTCATCAGGTAATCAGACCTCAGCAGCTGTGACTGGGCAGCTTTTACCCAACGGAAAACTCCACATTAAGACTGAAAAAGGAAATATTGAAGTTCAATTAAATACATTGGGGCAGCACAATTTACGCAATGCTCTTGCAGCAAGTGCTGTAGCTTTAGCTGCAGGCCTTGAACTTCAGAATATTCAGTTGGGATTAGAGTCATTCATGCCTGTTCATGGCCGAATGCAAGCAAAGATGTTGACCTCCAACCGAACCTTGATTGATGATAGTTATAACGCTAATCCTGATTCTGTTAGAGCAGCAATTGATGCGCTTAAGCAGTCTAGCCATGAAGCTTGGCTAGTTCTTGGTGATATGGGTGAAGTGGGCGAGCAAGGCCCTGCTTTTCATCAAGAGGTGGGGGCTTATGCTGCAAAGCAGGGTATTACTAAATTATTTACTCTTGGTGAACAATGTCAATTTGCGGTGCAAGGTTTTAATGATGCACTCAATACACAAGCAATTGCTCAAAGTGCGCTGCATTTCAAAGACATTGATCAGCTATTGGAAAACCTTAATCATGCTCTCGGTAGCCTGGATGCCGATGATTCCGCGTATTTAAATATTTTGGTTAAAGGTTCCCGTTTTATGCGGATGGAGCGTGTTGTACAGGCCTTGTTAGAGGAGGCTAAAACATGCTCTTGA
- the mraY gene encoding phospho-N-acetylmuramoyl-pentapeptide-transferase: MLLILAQWLQDDFGFFRVFNYITFRAVMATVTALLIGLAAGPWVIRKLTELKMGQAVRTDGPQTHLVKSGTPTMGGVLILIGIFISCMLWADLSNRFIWIVMIVTFGFGMVGWVDDYRKVVRKDPKGMASREKFFWQTLIGLFAAIYLAFSVSEVNNLKVLQLFYDWLKSGFALDLPAKSNLLIPFMKEVSYPLGVMGFIILSYLVIVGSSNAVNLTDGLDGLVIMPVILVGAALGAFAYVMGNAIYAKYLLFPYIPGAGELMIFCGAMGGAGLAFLWYNTHPAQVFMGDVGALALGGALGTIAVIVRQEIVLFVMGGIFVAETCSVMLQVIWFKYTKKRYGEGRRIFRMAPLHHHFELGGWRETQVVVRFWIITILLVLIGLSSLKLR; encoded by the coding sequence ATGCTCTTGATATTGGCCCAGTGGCTCCAAGATGACTTTGGTTTTTTCCGGGTCTTTAATTACATTACGTTTAGAGCAGTGATGGCTACGGTTACTGCGCTTCTAATCGGCTTGGCTGCCGGTCCATGGGTTATTCGTAAATTAACAGAATTGAAGATGGGGCAGGCAGTTCGTACAGATGGTCCACAAACTCACTTGGTGAAGTCTGGTACACCAACAATGGGTGGCGTATTAATTCTGATAGGCATATTTATTTCCTGCATGCTTTGGGCGGACTTAAGTAATCGCTTTATTTGGATTGTGATGATTGTGACTTTTGGCTTTGGTATGGTGGGATGGGTGGATGACTACCGTAAGGTCGTTCGTAAAGACCCCAAGGGAATGGCTTCTAGGGAGAAATTCTTTTGGCAAACCTTAATTGGTCTGTTTGCTGCAATCTATTTGGCATTCTCCGTTTCAGAGGTGAATAACCTCAAGGTATTACAGCTTTTCTACGATTGGCTCAAGAGCGGTTTTGCACTAGATCTCCCAGCAAAGTCGAATCTATTGATTCCATTCATGAAAGAAGTGAGCTATCCATTAGGCGTAATGGGTTTCATTATCTTGAGTTACCTAGTGATAGTAGGTAGTAGTAATGCAGTTAACTTAACTGATGGGCTCGATGGCTTGGTGATCATGCCAGTCATTTTGGTAGGTGCTGCATTGGGTGCTTTTGCCTACGTGATGGGTAATGCCATTTATGCCAAGTATCTCTTATTTCCTTATATCCCAGGTGCTGGTGAGTTGATGATTTTCTGTGGAGCAATGGGCGGTGCTGGGTTGGCATTTCTTTGGTACAACACTCACCCTGCACAGGTGTTTATGGGGGATGTCGGTGCGCTGGCATTGGGCGGCGCCCTTGGCACGATTGCTGTCATTGTGAGGCAAGAAATTGTGCTCTTTGTGATGGGGGGTATTTTTGTTGCCGAGACTTGTTCAGTAATGTTGCAAGTGATTTGGTTCAAATATACGAAGAAACGGTATGGAGAGGGTCGTCGTATTTTCAGGATGGCACCGCTCCACCATCATTTTGAATTGGGCGGTTGGCGTGAAACGCAAGTAGTGGTTCGTTTCTGGATCATCACTATTCTTTTAGTCCTTATTGGCCTTTCCAGCCTGAAATTACGGTAA
- the rsmH gene encoding 16S rRNA (cytosine(1402)-N(4))-methyltransferase RsmH — MNITHRPVLLAEAVTALISGPLITPSDTSKNILMIDGTFGRGGHTQALLSRLGINARMISFDKDLEAIAVAEKINDSRLRIVHDSFAQMDHYAEPETVDGILLDLGISSPQVDEAHRGFSFRKDGPLDMRMNTDHGLTAAQWLEQAPQEEITHVIKTYGEERFASQIAKAIVARREDGESPKTTLQLASLVASVVRTRELGQDPATRTFQALRIFINRELEDLEIGLKAALTLLKPGARLAVISFHSLEDRIVKQFMQANAKVDVPRGLPVRDKDLPFSPLEIIGRVKPSDVEVQENPRARSAIMRVAQKRLGALV, encoded by the coding sequence ATGAACATAACTCATCGCCCAGTGTTACTGGCCGAGGCGGTGACGGCGCTGATCAGTGGCCCGCTGATTACACCCTCGGATACTTCAAAAAATATTCTCATGATCGATGGCACATTCGGTCGTGGTGGCCATACGCAAGCACTGCTTTCTCGCTTGGGTATCAACGCACGCATGATTTCTTTCGACAAGGATTTGGAAGCAATAGCAGTTGCGGAAAAAATCAACGACTCCCGTTTGAGAATCGTGCACGACAGTTTTGCACAGATGGATCATTACGCAGAGCCAGAAACAGTCGATGGAATCTTGCTAGATCTTGGAATCAGCTCACCACAAGTAGACGAAGCGCATCGAGGATTTTCATTTCGCAAAGATGGCCCACTCGATATGCGCATGAATACGGATCATGGATTAACAGCTGCTCAATGGTTGGAGCAGGCTCCACAAGAGGAAATCACCCACGTGATTAAGACTTATGGTGAAGAACGTTTTGCATCTCAAATCGCTAAAGCAATCGTAGCTCGGCGTGAAGATGGTGAATCGCCCAAAACAACTTTGCAATTAGCTAGCCTAGTTGCCAGCGTTGTGCGTACTCGCGAGCTAGGGCAGGATCCTGCGACGAGAACATTTCAAGCTTTACGAATATTTATCAATCGTGAGTTAGAAGATTTAGAGATTGGTTTAAAAGCGGCTTTGACATTATTAAAGCCAGGTGCACGCTTAGCAGTGATTAGCTTTCACTCTTTAGAAGACCGCATCGTGAAGCAATTTATGCAGGCAAATGCCAAGGTGGATGTACCACGTGGATTGCCAGTGCGTGATAAAGACTTGCCATTTAGCCCGCTAGAAATTATTGGGCGCGTTAAGCCAAGTGATGTTGAGGTTCAAGAAAATCCTCGCGCGCGTTCTGCGATTATGCGTGTTGCCCAGAAGCGCTTAGGAGCATTAGTTTGA
- the ftsL gene encoding cell division protein FtsL, whose product MNRATLTLLVLLLVCALSLVAAQQRARKLFISLERAQIQERKLNQDWLRLEYEQRNLSKSARIREVARNQLHMVPITPDRTLYLKEAR is encoded by the coding sequence TTGAATCGCGCTACTTTGACTTTGCTTGTCTTGCTCCTGGTGTGCGCATTATCTTTAGTCGCCGCTCAGCAACGTGCGCGTAAATTATTTATTTCATTAGAGCGCGCTCAAATTCAAGAGCGAAAGCTTAATCAAGATTGGTTGCGACTGGAATATGAGCAGAGAAATTTATCGAAGTCTGCTCGTATTCGTGAGGTTGCCCGTAACCAATTACATATGGTTCCAATTACTCCTGATCGTACCCTGTACCTGAAGGAGGCTAGATGA
- a CDS encoding UDP-N-acetylmuramoyl-L-alanyl-D-glutamate--2,6-diaminopimelate ligase, producing MMAIVITEPDQLISRLRDVASRNAHVRADSRQIAGGDIFFAYPVGRGMAFRDGREYIAVALKNGAAAVVFDPADGIADKYLDHPQCFAVSNLATVAGKLCSQWYDCPSKQLHVIGVTGTNGKTSITQWLAQALDVENHRTAVVGTLGTGFPGALVYSGYTTPDAPRLQTELKELLDQGAQQVVMEISSHALDQERVAGLEVSCAVFTNLTQDHLDYHGTMADYAQAKEKLFSIPTLENVVINFDDPFGRELAVKLLAANKLSVWGYALTEKAFAGFENFAGRLKSTHIKDFKIGSTGYDAVFASKDFESSVLHLPVLGEFNLSNCLAVWTVLLSQGMTPVQASERMANLGPVPGRMELIQLNKTHRTDGPLVVVDFAHTPDALAKALTALRPLATQRGGKVWCVFGCGGDRDSGKRPQMGQVAQEYADHVVLTSDNPRSEEPEAIIAMIRSGMTKKSSNIQSLPDRAAAIMAAVRHADLKDVILVAGKGHESTQEIKGKKFDFSDQEHIRLAAGGAL from the coding sequence ATGATGGCGATCGTGATTACAGAACCTGATCAACTGATTTCTCGATTGCGTGATGTCGCTAGTCGCAATGCACATGTTCGCGCTGATAGTCGTCAAATTGCCGGCGGAGATATTTTCTTTGCGTATCCCGTTGGAAGGGGTATGGCATTTAGGGATGGTCGAGAATATATTGCTGTAGCCCTAAAAAATGGCGCTGCTGCAGTGGTATTTGATCCAGCTGATGGAATTGCAGATAAGTATTTAGATCATCCACAATGTTTTGCTGTCTCCAATTTAGCGACTGTAGCAGGTAAGTTGTGTTCACAGTGGTATGACTGCCCCAGTAAACAATTACATGTCATTGGTGTTACAGGTACGAATGGAAAGACCAGCATTACTCAGTGGTTAGCACAAGCATTGGATGTAGAAAATCATCGCACTGCCGTGGTGGGTACTCTGGGTACGGGCTTTCCTGGGGCTTTGGTCTACTCTGGCTACACCACTCCAGACGCACCTCGTTTACAAACAGAGTTGAAAGAGCTGTTGGATCAAGGTGCTCAGCAAGTGGTAATGGAAATTTCATCGCATGCCCTTGATCAAGAGCGTGTAGCAGGGTTAGAAGTTTCTTGTGCAGTCTTTACGAATTTGACGCAAGATCATTTGGACTATCACGGCACAATGGCCGATTATGCGCAGGCCAAAGAAAAACTCTTTTCGATTCCCACTTTAGAAAATGTCGTCATTAACTTTGATGATCCATTTGGGCGTGAGTTGGCAGTAAAGCTATTGGCGGCAAATAAGTTGTCTGTATGGGGATATGCTTTAACAGAGAAGGCCTTTGCTGGTTTTGAGAATTTTGCTGGCCGTCTGAAATCTACCCACATAAAAGACTTCAAGATCGGCTCGACTGGATACGATGCAGTATTTGCCAGCAAAGACTTTGAATCTAGCGTGCTGCATTTGCCAGTGTTAGGTGAATTTAATCTCAGTAATTGTTTGGCTGTATGGACGGTATTGCTAAGTCAAGGCATGACCCCAGTGCAAGCCTCTGAGCGAATGGCTAATTTAGGACCAGTTCCTGGCCGTATGGAACTCATTCAATTAAATAAAACCCATAGAACCGATGGCCCGTTAGTAGTCGTTGACTTTGCTCATACCCCAGATGCACTTGCTAAAGCGTTAACTGCTTTACGGCCACTTGCCACTCAAAGAGGTGGCAAGGTGTGGTGTGTATTTGGTTGTGGTGGTGATCGCGATTCAGGCAAGCGACCACAAATGGGTCAAGTGGCGCAAGAGTATGCGGATCACGTTGTTTTAACGAGTGATAATCCGCGCTCGGAAGAGCCTGAGGCCATCATCGCAATGATTCGTTCTGGGATGACTAAGAAATCTAGCAACATTCAATCCTTGCCAGATAGAGCGGCAGCAATCATGGCTGCGGTTCGCCATGCTGACCTCAAAGATGTCATCTTGGTCGCTGGTAAAGGGCATGAATCTACTCAAGAAATCAAAGGAAAGAAATTTGATTTCTCAGATCAAGAGCATATTCGCTTAGCTGCGGGGGGTGCTCTATGA
- the ftsW gene encoding putative lipid II flippase FtsW, which produces MSLKEKFFPENRLGLGRFWNFSRGGIDNFRSGLRDAVSGVEQTRSRMMDYDQLLVWAVLSLALIGLVMVYSASITLADGPKYANYSSNFFLIRHLISLSIAIVVGIWAFKIPSTVWDRYSPLIFGFTVLLLIAVLIPGIGKGVNGAKRWIPLGLMNFQPSELMKFAAVIFAASYTVKRQEYLHSFVKGMLPMGIAVALVGGLLMAEPDMGALVVISIIAFGILFLGGINAKLFGGLLGVGILSAVTIIALSPFRQKRIMAFIDPWQAENAANKGYQLTHSLMAFGRGEWFGLGLGGSVEKLHYLPEAHTDFIMAVIGEELGFVGVVVMIFLFYWIVRRAFLIGRTALQLDRSFAGLAAKGVAIWIGWQAFINMGVNLGLLPTKGLTLPLVSYGGSGILMNAIAIAMLLRIDYENRILMRGGKL; this is translated from the coding sequence ATGAGTTTGAAGGAAAAATTCTTTCCTGAAAATCGTTTGGGCCTAGGCCGTTTTTGGAATTTCTCGCGCGGCGGGATTGATAACTTCCGAAGCGGTTTGCGGGATGCTGTATCTGGCGTTGAGCAGACGCGCTCTCGCATGATGGATTATGACCAGTTACTCGTTTGGGCAGTTTTATCTTTGGCCTTAATTGGTTTGGTCATGGTTTATTCGGCATCCATTACTCTGGCTGATGGCCCTAAGTACGCAAATTACAGTAGCAATTTCTTTCTGATTCGCCACTTAATTTCCTTGTCGATTGCAATAGTAGTTGGCATATGGGCATTTAAGATTCCAAGCACCGTATGGGATCGTTATTCACCGCTCATTTTTGGTTTTACAGTGCTTTTGTTAATTGCTGTATTAATTCCGGGAATTGGTAAGGGTGTGAATGGAGCCAAGCGCTGGATCCCATTAGGTTTAATGAACTTTCAACCATCGGAACTCATGAAGTTTGCTGCAGTGATCTTCGCGGCTAGTTATACAGTGAAGCGTCAAGAGTACTTGCACTCATTTGTAAAGGGAATGCTACCAATGGGAATCGCAGTTGCTCTAGTTGGGGGCTTGCTAATGGCTGAGCCTGATATGGGAGCGCTTGTGGTGATATCCATCATTGCGTTTGGGATCTTATTTTTAGGTGGAATTAACGCTAAGTTATTTGGTGGGCTTTTAGGCGTAGGTATCTTAAGTGCAGTAACGATTATTGCCTTATCGCCGTTTAGACAAAAACGCATTATGGCGTTTATCGACCCATGGCAGGCTGAAAATGCCGCTAACAAGGGCTACCAATTAACCCATTCCTTAATGGCATTTGGTCGTGGCGAGTGGTTTGGATTGGGCCTGGGTGGCAGCGTTGAAAAGCTGCACTATCTCCCAGAAGCTCATACAGACTTCATCATGGCCGTGATTGGTGAGGAGCTAGGATTTGTTGGTGTTGTAGTCATGATTTTCTTGTTCTATTGGATTGTGCGCCGCGCATTTTTAATTGGCCGCACTGCTTTGCAGTTAGATCGAAGTTTTGCTGGCTTAGCTGCAAAAGGTGTTGCCATTTGGATTGGTTGGCAAGCTTTTATCAATATGGGAGTGAACTTAGGCTTGCTTCCAACTAAAGGATTAACTCTGCCTCTAGTGAGTTATGGCGGCTCTGGAATTCTCATGAATGCAATTGCAATTGCAATGCTTCTGCGAATCGATTATGAAAATCGTATTCTGATGCGGGGAGGTAAGTTGTGA